In Pseudomonas glycinae, the DNA window CATCGAGGGAAACGACGAGCGCCAGTACGGCGGTGCCGACCGAAACTTTCAGCGGGTCGCCCTTGACCAGTTTGAGGATCTTGCGCACGGCCGGGTCAAACAGGCCGGAGTCGATCATCAGGGCGAAATACAGAATCGCGAACATCAGCATCACGCCGGTCGGCGCAAGCTTGGTAATACCTTCGAGCATCATCGGGCCGATCTTCGGCGCGAAACCACCGAACAGGGCGAACAGGATCGGGATGATGATCAGAGCGATCAGCGCAGACAGGCGCTTGGTCATGATCAGGAACATGAACGTGATGACCATGGCGAAGCCAAGGAAAGTCAGCATGGGAATACTCCAGGCGTAGCGCGGCTAGGTAAGTGAGCGGATCGGGCGGGATCAGCGCAGAACGGGAAGCACGAGGCGTACGGGCGGAGTTGCAGCGAAGAGGCGGGTTGCAGAGGACATCAGAATCACCATTGTTGTTGTTAATTGGGCCTGTCGTGCGAGCAATCACACGCGTTGGCCAACCGGTCTGTTGCCGGCAGTGGGGGCGATCCTAATCGGGGAACCTTTCAGCTACCTTTCGCGCAAGAAAGCTCTGGGCGAACGGCCAACCGGCCGTCGGATGCGGGCTAGAGTCAATGAACACGGGAAGCGGAGGGCAGGGCGATGACTGACTTGCACAGCGGTGGCTGCCATTGCGGACATATCCGCTATCAGTTCAGCGGAGCGTTGCACGACATCGCCCATTGTCATTGTTCGATCTGTCGAAAGGTCAGCGGCGGCATCGTCACCACCTGGATCACGTTGCCGGCGGCGAACTTCCAGTGGCTGACAGGGAAACCTTCGCGCTACGACTCCTCGACGAGTTGCGCACGGTTCTTCTGTCCGAACTGCGGGGCACAACTGGCGCTGGTGACGTTGCTCAGCCCCGAGAGCATCGATCTGACCATCGCCACGCTGGATCACCCGGAGCGGGCCGCCGCCGAGCGGCACATTTGGACCGACAGCCAGTTGCCATGGCTGCACCTGGACGAGCATTTGCCTGGCGAACCCGAAGAAACCATCTGATTAAAAAATAGACAGATCCAGCGGCCGCATCGCGCCCATCCAGATCGCGTGTTCGGTGTGATCGAGCAAGTCATCGCCGGTGTCCGGGTGCAGGAACACCACCAAACCCTTGCGATTGAGCGCCAGCCACGGCAGCACGTCGCCGATCAGCTCCGGGCCGAAGGCCAGCTGGCAGCTCCAGTCCGGGTGCGGGCCCACCGGGCGTTCGTGCATGCGGCCCATCTTCAATGGAAACAGCGCTGCTGCCTGCTCACAAAGCGCCCGCGCCTGTTTGATCGTGCTGGCGTCGTAATAAACGTGGGCGTGATAACCCTTGATCGTCTGCATCGCAAACCCTCTGAATCGGTTCGAACCCTCGCCGTTGACCGTATGTCACACGCCATACAAGGGAAAACAAAAGGGAACTCAGCCATGAAAAATGCCGAAACCCCGGCGGTGAAAGTGGTGCTCTATGGTGCCATGAGTAGCCTGGGCAGTGCGTTGATGGCTGAACTGCTGCGTCGCCAGCACGAAGTCATCGCGATCCTCGACGATCTGACGGCGCTCGCCCCACGGCCGGGGCTGCGCACCAAAAGCGGCGATCTGCTCGATGCCGAGCGGGTCAACCAGAGCGTGGCCGGCAGCTCGGCAGTGATCTGCCTGCTCAATGCGCCGGGCTTGCCGCTGAGCAGTGATCATGTCGAGAAATCCGTGGTGTTGGGGCCGGTGGAGCAGGTGCTGGCAGTGGATGCGCTGATCGATGGACTGCACGCGGCGAACGTCTCGCGGCTGTTTGTCATCGGCGAATTCGAAGCCCTGGACGATCCGGAAAATGCCGACCCGTTGCAACGCCACGCCGCTCAAGAGGTACGCGAAGCCCTGCAAAGCAGCCCGCTGCACTGGACGCTGGTGAATGCACCGCGCAGCGTGGCCGGGCTGACGATCGAGCATTTCAGTCAGGTCGGCCGCACGCTTGAACCGGGTCTGGCCGAACCGCTGGAGCGCCTGAACCGGGTGGCGGTGGGCATTGCCGATGAGCTGCGGCTGAATTTGCATCTGCGTCAGCACGTGGATTTTGTTGCTGCTTCCTGATCCGTTACACCGCAATCGACGGCAGCGGAAGTCCGGCCAAGGATTCGGCGCTGCTCGCCTGTTCGGCCATCAGCCAATCCACAAACGTCTGGATCAACGCGCCCCGGCGTTTGCGTTGCGGCAGCACCACGTAATAACCGAGGCGCGACAGGGTGGTTTCGGCTATCGGTCGGCACAACAAACCCTGGGTGAGCAAGTTATCCACAAGGTGCCGCCAGCCAATTGCCACGCCCTGACCGCCAATCGCCGCTTGAATCAACAAAGTGTAATTGTCGAAGCGCAACTGGCCCGGGGCTGGCGGCGCGCTGATGTTCAGCGCGCGGAACAGACCGCTCCAGTCGAACCAGTTGCTGCTGTTTTCCCCGCGCAGGTGCAGCAGCGGAAACTCCATCAATGCCTGGGCCGGCAAGGGCAGCGGGCGATCCTTGAGCAGTTGCGGGCTGCACACCGGAAACACTTCTTCGCTGAACAACCAGTGACTTTCGCCCTGTTTGAAGCGACCGTCGCCGAATAGCACGGCAACGTCGATATCCGGGCGCAGCATGTTGTGATTGCGCTCGCTGGTGACCAGGCTCACGTCCACCTGTGGATAAGCTTCATGGAAGCGGTGCAGGCGCGGCATCAGCCAATACGCAGCGAAGGCGAAATCGGTGGCGACCTGCAGTACTTCATGTTGCTGCTGCGTGCTGATCGCGCCTAATCCTGCGTCGATATTCTGCAAACCGAGGGTAACTTGCTCGAACAGGATCGATCCGACCTCGGTCAGTTCGATGCCCCGGTAGATGCGGTCGAACAGCCGCGTTCCGAGCTGTTCCTCCAGCCGTTTGATCTGCTGACTGATCGCCGGTTGCGTCGTACCAAGCTCCACCGCCGCAGCGGTGAAACTACGATGACGGGCCGCCGCCTCGAAGGCGCGCAGCAGATCCAGCGACAAATCACCGAGGGCTTCATACATAAGCTGTGCTTATCCTAGTCATTGTCCGGCGCGGGCTTTACTGGATATTGCGTGGAATCCATGCTCGATCGCAGCAATGTCGCATAAATATTCACTATGGAATGCCGCGATCACATGAAGCGCAAGAACATTCTTTTCATCATGGCCGATCAAATGGCCGCGCCAATGTTGCCGTTCTACGGCCCGTCGCCAATCAAACTGCCGAATCTCAGCCGCCTCGCCGAACAAGGCGTGGTGTTCGATGCCGCGTACTGCAACAGCCCGCTGTGCGCACCGTCGCGTTTTACCTTGGTCAGCGGGCAGTTGCCGAGCAAGATCGGCGCCTACGACAACGCCGCCGATTTCCCCGCCGACATTCCCACCTACGCCCATTACCTGCGCCGCCTCGGTTACCGCACCGCGCTCTCCGGCAAGATGCACTTCTGCGGCCCCGATCAACTGCACGGTTACGAAGAGCGACTGACTAGTGATATCTACCCGGCCGACTACGGCTGGGCGGTGAACTGGGATGAGCCCGACGTGCGGCCGAGCTGGTATCACAACATGTCTTCGGTGTTGCAGGCTGGGCCGTGCGTGCGCACCAACCAGCTCGACTTCGACGAAGAGGTGGTGTTCAAGGCTCAGCAATATCTGTTCGACCATATTCGCGAGGATGGCGACCAGCCGTTCTGCCTGACCGTGTCGATGACTCACCCGCACGATCCGTACACGATTCCCAAGGCATTCTGGGATTTGTACGACGATGCGGATATCCCGCTTCCGACGACGCCGGATCAGCATTCACTCGATCCGCATTCCCAGCGTTTGCTCAAGGTCTACGACCTTTGGGACAAGCCGCTACCTGTGGATAAGATTCGCGACGCGCGCCGTGCCTACTTCGGTGCTTGCAGCTATATCGACGCCAACGTCGGCAAACTTCTGCAAACCCTCGAAGATTGCGGGCTGATGGATGACACCGTCATCGTGTTTTCCGGTGACCATGGCGACATGCTCGGCGACAAGGGCCTCTGGTACAAAATGCACTGGTACGAAATGGCCGCTCGCGTGCCCCTGTTGATAAGTGCACCCGGTCAGTTCAAATCGGGCCGTGTCAGCGCTGCAGTCTCCACCGCCGACCTGTTGCCGACCTTCGTCGAGCTGGCGGGCGGCAGCCTGGAACCGAATCTGCCGCTGGACGGCCGCTCGCTGGTTCCGCACCTGAACGGGCAGGGCGGTCACGACGAAGTGTTCGGTGAATACATGGCCGAAGGCACCGTCAGCCCGCTGATGATGATCCGGCGTGGCGCCTACAAATTTATCTACAGCGAAACCGACCCTTGCCTACTCTTCGATGTGGATAACGATCCACGCGAGCAGGAAGAACTCAGCCAATCGCCACAACATCGCCAACTGTTCGACGATTTTCTCGCCGAAGCGCGGGCCAAGTGGGACATCCCGGCAATCCACCGCGAAGTCCTCGAGAGCCAACGCCGTCGGCGTTTCGTCGCCGAGGCGCTGACGATCGGCAAACTGAAGAGCTGGGATCACCAGCCGCTGGTGGACGCCAGTCAGCAATACATGCGCAACCACATCGACCTCGATGACCTGGAGCGCAAGGCCCGTTATCCACAACCCTGCCAAAACCAATAACGTTAAGGGGAAGTCCATGGTCAAGTTATCCACAGTCGTGACGGTCAGTCTGCTGGCACTGGGCAGCGCATCCGCGTTCGCCGAGAGCTGCGACACGGTGAAAATGGCCGATCCCGGCTGGAGCGACATCGCCGCGACCAACGCCATCACCGGGTTTCTGCTCGATGGCATGGGCTACAAGGCCAAGGTCGACACCCTCGCGGTGCCGATCACCTTCGGCGGCTTGAAGGATGGACAGGTCGACGTGTTCCTCGGCAACTGGATGCCGGCGCAGCAGGGCTTCTACGACAAGTTCGTCGCCACGGGTGACGTCACGCAACTGGCGAAGAACCTCGACGGCACCGAATTCACCCTGGCCGTGCCGGATTACGTGTGGGACGCGGGTGTGCATAACTTTGCCGACCTGAATAAGTACGCCGATAAATTCGAGAAGAAGATCTACGGCATCGGCTCCGGCGCGCCGGCGAACATCTCGCTGCAAGAGATCATCAAGAAGAACGACTTCGACCTGGGCCAGTGGAAGCTGATCGAGTCCAGCGAACAGGCGATGCTGGCCGAAGTCTCGCGGGCGGTGAAGAAACAGAAATTCGTCACCTTCCTCGGCTGGACCCCGCACCCGATGAACGTGCAGCTGAAAATGCATTACCTCAAGGGCGGCGAGAAATACTTCGGCGACACCGGCAGCGTCTACACCCTGACCCGCAAGGGTTACGCCGAAGCCTGTCCGAATGTGGGTAAATTGCTGACCAATCTTGCGTTCACTCAGGAGATGGAGAACAGCATCATGGCCGAGGTGGTGAACAAGAAGGTCAGCAATGCGGAGGCGGCGAAGGCTTGGATCAAGGCGAATCCGGCGGTGTTGGACAAGTGGCTTGATGGTGTGAAGACCGTGGACGGCAAAGATGCGTTGGCGGCCGTTAAGTCCAAACTGTAACTGCGCGGGCCGATCGTTCCCACACTCTGCGTGGGAATGTCGCAATGGACGCTCCGCGTCCCGGGCTGCGTACAATGCGCAAAATTTCACCCGCGAGGATCCATGACCCTCCCCAGCCGTCGCTCACTTTTCCCCTTCCTGACCTGGCTGCCCCGGCAGACCCGCGCCAGCGTCGGGCGGGACCTGGTCGTCGGGCTCAGCGGGGCGATTCTCGCGTTGCCCCAGTCGATTGCCTACGCCCTGATCGCCGGTCTCCCACCGGAATACGGGCTCTACGCCGCCATCGTTCCGGTGTTGATCGCCTGCCTGTGGGGTTCGTCGTGGCATCTGATCTGCGGGCCGACGGCAGCGATTTCGATTGTGCTGTTCGCCAGTGTCAGTCCGTTGGCCGTGCCTGCGTCACAGGACTACATCACCCTGATCCTGCTGCTGACCTTCCTTGCCGGAATTTTCCAGTGGCTGCTCGGCCTGTTGCGCTTCGGCGCGCTGGTGAATTTCGTCTCACATTCCGTAGTGCTGGGTTTCACCCTCGGCGCGGCAGTGGTGATCGCCATCGGTCAATTGCCGAACCTGCTGGGACTGGATCTGCCAGCCAAAGCGACGGCACTGACCAGCCTGATGGATCTGCTGCGCCACCTCGGGGCTGTGGATAAACCGTCACTGGTCCTCGGGGTGGCGACGGTGGTGGTCGGCGCGTTGCTCAAACAATGGCTGCCACGCTGGCCGACGCTGTTGATGACCTTGGTCCTCGGCAGTCTGGTGGTGTGGCTGTGGCCGGCGATGTTCGGCCATGTTCAACTGGTCAGCGCGTTTGTCGGGCGCCTGCCGCCGTTCAGCGGATTGCCGCTGGATATGGACCTGATCCTGCGCCTGCTGCCCAGCGCCGTGGCGGTGGGCATGCTCGGGCTGGTCACCAGCCTGTCGATTGCCCGTTCAATTTCCGCACGCTCGCAACAGCTGCTCGACGCCAACCAGGAAGTCCGCGCGCAGGGTCTTTCGAACATTGTCGGGGCGTTCTTTTCGGGATCGTTGTCCGCCGGCTCGTTCACCCGTTCCGGGCTGAGTTATGAGGCCGGGGCCTGCTCGCCGCTGGCCGGGGTGTTCTCGGCGTTGTGGGTGGCGTTGTTCGCGATTTTCGGTGCCGGGCTGATCGCGCACATTCCGATTCCGGCCATGGCCGGCAGCATTCTGCTGATCGCCTGGGGACTGGTGGATCATCGCGGCATTCGCGCGCTGTTGCGGGTCAGCCGGGCGGAATTCGTGGTGATGAGCCTGACCTGCGTTGCCACGTTGCTGCTGGAGTTGCAGACGGCCATCTATGCCGGCGTGCTGGCCTCGCTGTTTTTCTACCTCAAGCGCACTTCTCAGCCGAGAGTGCAGCACTGGCGCGATGGCGAAGACGATGTGTTGCGGGTCGGCGGGTCGATCTTTTTCGGCGCCAGCCACTATCTGCAAGTGCGCTTGCAACGGATGCATGGCGCGCGGGTGGTGATCGAGGCGCAACAGATCAACTTCATCGACTATTCAGGCGTGGAAATGCTCCATCAGGAAGCCCGGCGCCTGTTGCGCCAGGATCGCAGCTTGACCTTGCGTCAGGCGCGACCGCAGGTGGTGGAGGAATTGCGCAAGCTCGAAGGGCCGGAGAAGTGCCCGATCCGATTTGAGGATTGATCTGATATTCAGTGTCGACTTCCATCGCTGGCAAGCCAGCTCCCACCAGGATCAGCTGAGTCCCTGTGGGAGCTGGCTTGCCAGCGATGCTTTTAAAGTGCCAGTTGGCGGCGTAGCTCAGCCAGCACTGGCGCCGTGTCGGGACGCACGCCACGCCACAGGAAAAACGCCTCGGCAGCCTGCTCCGCCAGCATCCCCAAGCCATCCATCACCACGCCTGCGCCGTGCTCGCTGGCCCAACGGCAGAACGCGGTCGGTTCCTTGCCATACATCATGTCGTAGCACAGGGTTTTGCCGGGCTCGATCAGGCTTGGGGCAATCGGCGGCACGTCGCCGGTGAGGCTGGCAGACGTGGCGTTGATGATCACGTCCACCGGCTCGCGCAACCAGTCGTAACCACTGGCCGACACCGGTCCCAGATCGCAGAACAGTTCGGCCAGCAGCTCGGCCTTGTCCACTGTGCGGTTGGCGATGATCACCGAGGCCGGTTTTTCCGCCAGCAACGGCTCCAGCGCACCGCGCACCGCGCCACCGGCGCCAAGCAGCAGAATGCGTTTGCCGGTGAGGCTGAACCCGGCGTTGACCGTCAGGTCCCGCACCAGCCCGGCGCCGTCGGTGTTATCGCCGAGCAGGCTGCCGTCAGCCAGTTTGCTCAGAGTGTTCACCGCACCCGCGCGTTCGGCGCGGGCGGTCAGGCTGTTGGCCAGGCGATAAGCATCTTCCTTGAACGGCACGGTCACGTTGGCACCGCGACCTTCCTGGAAAAACGCCGTGGCGCAGCCGGAAAAATCGTCGAGCGGCGCCAGCAGGGTGCTGTAGTCGAGGCTTTGCCCGGTCTGTTCGGCGAACAGTTTGTGAATCATCGGCGACTTGCTGTGGCCGATCGGGTTACCGAAAACGACGTAACGATCCATCAGAAGTCCTCAGGCCTGGGCCAGCCAGTCGCGGTCTTGCAGGAAGTACTCGGTCAGGCGCGCTTCTTCGCTGCCCGGCTCGGCTTTCCAGTCGTAGGCCCAGCGCACTTGCGGCGGCAGCGACATCAGGATCGACTCGGTACGCCCGCCCGATTGCAGGCCGAACAGGGTGCCACGGTCGTAAACCAGGTTGAATTCGACGTAGCGGCCACGGCGGAATTCCTGGAACTCGCGCTGTTTGGCGGTGAAGGCGTCGTTCTTGCGGCGCTGCAAGATCGGCAGGTAAGCGTCGATGTACGCATCGCCGATGGCGCGCATGAAGGCGAAACTGGTGTCGAAATCCCACTCGTTCAGGTCATCGAAAAACAGGCCGCCGATGCCGCGCGGTTCGTGGCGATGCTTGATGTGGAAGTAGGTGTCGCACCAGGCCTTGTAGCGCGGGTAGACGTCCGGGCCGAACGGCGCGCAAGCCTGCTCTGCGACGCGGTGCCAATGGATGCAGTCTTCTTCGTTGCCGTAATACGGGGTCAGGTCAAAGCCACCGCCGAACCACCAGACCGGCTCTTCACCTTCCTTCTCGGCGATGAAAAAACGCACGTTGGCGTGGGACGTCGGTACATGCGGATTGTGCGGGTGGATCACCAGCGACACGCCGAGGGCTTCGAAACCACGCCCGGCCAGCTCCGGCCGATGGGCGCTGGCAGACGGTGGCAAACCGCTGCCGAAGACATGGGAAAAGTTGACGCCGCCCTTTTCGATCACAGTGCCGTTCTCGATCACCCGGGTCCGACCGCCACCGCCGGCTGGACGGGTCCAGGCGTCTTCGACGAAGCGCGTGCCGCCGTCTTCAGTTTCCAGCGCGGCGCAGATGCGGTCTTGCAGGTCGAGCAGATAGGCCTTTACGGCGTCGGTGCGGGTCGTCATGGCTTCACCTTGGATCGGGCGGAACTGCGCGGCGCCCCGCGCAAATGGGCGCGTAGCATACCATCGCAAACCGGCACGCCGCAGTTGACGAAGATCAAGCATGAGCGTTCGATAGGGACCTTCCCGAATGACCCAAGGAGTAGGCAGATGGCCAAGCGAATCCAGTTCCGCGCCCACGGCGGCCCCGAAGTGCTCGAGTACGTTGACTATCAACCGGCCGAACCCGGTCCGCAGCAGGTTCGCGTGAGCAACAAGGCCATCGGCCTGAACTTCATCGACACCTACTACCGCAGCGGTCTGTACGCGCCACCGGCGTTGCCGTCGGGCGTGGGTGCGGAAGGCGCCGGCATTGTCGAGGCGGTGGGCAGCGAGGTCACGCGGTTCAAGGTCGGTGATCGTGTGGCGTACGGCAGCGGCCCGTTGGGCGCGTACAGCGACGTCCACGTTCTGCCGGAAGCGAATCTGGTGCACCTGCCGGACGTCATCAGCTTCGAAACCGCCGCCGGCGTGATGCTCAAGGGCCTGACCGTGCAGTACCTGCTGCGCCAGACCTATGAACTCAAGGGTGGCGAAACCATTCTGTTCCACGCGGCGGCCGGCGGTGTCGGCCTGCTTGCCTGCCAATGGGCCAAGGCCCTGGGCGTGAAGCTGATCGGCACCGTCAGCTCGAAAGCCAAAGCCGATCTGGCCAAGGCCCATGGCGCTTGGGAAACCATCGACTACAGCCACGAAAATGTCGCCCAACGGGTGCTGGAATTGACCGACGGGAAAAAAGTCCCGGTGGTCTACGACGGCGTCGGCAAGGACACCTGGCCGGCGTCGCTGGACAGCGTGGCGCCCCGTGGCCTGTTGGTGAGCTTCGGCAACGCCTCGGGTGCGGTGGACGGGGTGAACCTGGGGATTCTGGCGGCGAAAGGTTCGCTGTACGTCACCCGGCCGACCCTGGCGACCTACGCCAACAACGCCGAGAACCTGCAGCGCATGGCGGATGAGCTGTTCGGGATGATCACCAGCGGCAAGCTGAAAGTGGACATCAGCCAGCGTTATCCACTGGCTGACGCGGCGAAAGCGCAAACCGAGCTGTCGGCGCGGCGCACGACAGGTTCGACTGTTTTACTGCCTTAAGGCGTCATCGCCGGCAAGCCGGCGATTGAAGGCACCCGGCCTCAGGCCGGGCGCACGATATTGCCGGTGGCCAGATCCCGAATCAGACTCGGGTTCTTGCGACCGCCAAGCGCTCCGCCGAGCACCAGATCGACCTGACCACGGAAATACTGCTCGACCCGCAAGCGCGTGCGCGCTGCCGGCCGCCCTTGCGGATTGGCCGACGTCGAAATCAACGGTCCCACCAGCGAGCACAGATCCCGCACCTGCGGATGATCGCTGACCCGCAGCGCCACGGTGTCATGCACCCCGGTCACCCACTCCGGCAGCAGGTTCTGGTGCGGCACCAGCCAGGTGTTCGGGCCCGGCCAGGTGCTGGCCATGCGGTCGATCCAGTCCTGGGGGAAATCCTCGAACAGAAAATCGAACTGACGAATGTTGTCGGCGACCAGGATCAACCCCTTGTCCACCGAACGGTTCTTGATCGCCAACAGACGATCCACCGCTTCTTCATTCCAAGGATCGCACCCCAGCCCCCAGACGGCTTCGGTTGGATAGGCAATCACCGCCCCGGCGCGAATCTCTCGTGCGGCTTGTTGCACACGCCAACTGTTGACCATGAAAAACTCTCCGCAAACAGGTTTCGCGCAGTTTACCGATCTTCAATGTAAAACCTAGCTTGCGCGTGCAAACCAGCGGCCGTTTTCGCAAACGGCGCGGCCATCCATCTCCAGTTCGGTCAATGCCGCCAGCACTTTGGGCAATGCCCAGCCACTGCTGTCGGAGAGGCCCTCGCTGGTGTGCGGCGCGGCGTGCAACAGATCCAGCAGAGGGTGATCGGGATCCGGCGCGGAGGCGGACAGCGGCAACTGCTGCCAGCCGCGCAGGGCTTCGAGAATATGCTCAATGGTTTCCACCAAAACGGCTCCGTCACGGATCAGTTGATGACAGCCGCGAGCGCCTGGGTGATGAATTGAACCCGGAATGGCGTACACCTCGCGCCCCTGTTCCGCCGCCAGCCGCGCGGTGATCAACGAACCGCTGGCCACGCTGGCCTCGACCACCAGCACGCCGAGGGACAAGCCGCTGATGATCCGATTGCGTCTTGGGAAGTTGCTGGCCGCCGGCCCGGTGTCCAGAGGGAATTCCGAAACCACCGCACTGCCGGACGCAATCATCACGTCCGCCAACCGCCGATTGCGCTGTGGATAAAAGTTTTCCAGGCCAGTACCCAGCACGCCGACCGTCTGCCCGCCGACGTCGACAGCGGCTTGATGCGCCGCCGCATCGATGCCCAGCGCCAGACCGCTGGTGATAACGAACCCGGCCCCGGCGAGGCTGCGGGAAAACGCAGTGGCGGTGTCCATGCCAGGGCGTGAAGCACGTCGACTGCCGACCATCGCCAGTTGCGGTTTTTCCAGAATCCGCGGGTCGCCAGCGACAAACAGCAGGGGCGGCGGGTCGGGAATCTGCGCCAGCAAGGCCGGGTAATCCGGGTGATCCCACATCAGCAAATGTTGACCCGCACGCTCTAGCCAGCGCAATGCGTGGCTGGCGCCGTCGCGAACTTCAGGACAGCGCCGGGCCTCGGCACAAGCCGCCGGCAAACCCAACGAGCGCCAGGCGCTGGCCGGCGCGCTGATTGCCTTGGAGGCAGAGCCGAAGGCTTCGAGCAGTTTGGCAAAACGTTTGGGACCGACTTCCGGCAAGCGGTGCAGGCGCAGGCGCGCTTCCAGTTCCGCCGGGGAAACCGACGCAGAGACAGGCATCATCATGGATCATCCTTGATCGTTATAAGGCCCGAACCTTTCGGAACAAGCTGTGGATAACTCTGTTGGTAACTTGT includes these proteins:
- a CDS encoding GFA family protein, whose amino-acid sequence is MTDLHSGGCHCGHIRYQFSGALHDIAHCHCSICRKVSGGIVTTWITLPAANFQWLTGKPSRYDSSTSCARFFCPNCGAQLALVTLLSPESIDLTIATLDHPERAAAERHIWTDSQLPWLHLDEHLPGEPEETI
- a CDS encoding DOPA 4,5-dioxygenase family protein, coding for MQTIKGYHAHVYYDASTIKQARALCEQAAALFPLKMGRMHERPVGPHPDWSCQLAFGPELIGDVLPWLALNRKGLVVFLHPDTGDDLLDHTEHAIWMGAMRPLDLSIF
- a CDS encoding NAD(P)-dependent oxidoreductase — translated: MKNAETPAVKVVLYGAMSSLGSALMAELLRRQHEVIAILDDLTALAPRPGLRTKSGDLLDAERVNQSVAGSSAVICLLNAPGLPLSSDHVEKSVVLGPVEQVLAVDALIDGLHAANVSRLFVIGEFEALDDPENADPLQRHAAQEVREALQSSPLHWTLVNAPRSVAGLTIEHFSQVGRTLEPGLAEPLERLNRVAVGIADELRLNLHLRQHVDFVAAS
- a CDS encoding choline sulfate utilization transcriptional regulator; the protein is MYEALGDLSLDLLRAFEAAARHRSFTAAAVELGTTQPAISQQIKRLEEQLGTRLFDRIYRGIELTEVGSILFEQVTLGLQNIDAGLGAISTQQQHEVLQVATDFAFAAYWLMPRLHRFHEAYPQVDVSLVTSERNHNMLRPDIDVAVLFGDGRFKQGESHWLFSEEVFPVCSPQLLKDRPLPLPAQALMEFPLLHLRGENSSNWFDWSGLFRALNISAPPAPGQLRFDNYTLLIQAAIGGQGVAIGWRHLVDNLLTQGLLCRPIAETTLSRLGYYVVLPQRKRRGALIQTFVDWLMAEQASSAESLAGLPLPSIAV
- the betC gene encoding choline-sulfatase, which translates into the protein MKRKNILFIMADQMAAPMLPFYGPSPIKLPNLSRLAEQGVVFDAAYCNSPLCAPSRFTLVSGQLPSKIGAYDNAADFPADIPTYAHYLRRLGYRTALSGKMHFCGPDQLHGYEERLTSDIYPADYGWAVNWDEPDVRPSWYHNMSSVLQAGPCVRTNQLDFDEEVVFKAQQYLFDHIREDGDQPFCLTVSMTHPHDPYTIPKAFWDLYDDADIPLPTTPDQHSLDPHSQRLLKVYDLWDKPLPVDKIRDARRAYFGACSYIDANVGKLLQTLEDCGLMDDTVIVFSGDHGDMLGDKGLWYKMHWYEMAARVPLLISAPGQFKSGRVSAAVSTADLLPTFVELAGGSLEPNLPLDGRSLVPHLNGQGGHDEVFGEYMAEGTVSPLMMIRRGAYKFIYSETDPCLLFDVDNDPREQEELSQSPQHRQLFDDFLAEARAKWDIPAIHREVLESQRRRRFVAEALTIGKLKSWDHQPLVDASQQYMRNHIDLDDLERKARYPQPCQNQ
- the choX gene encoding choline ABC transporter substrate-binding protein, which codes for MVKLSTVVTVSLLALGSASAFAESCDTVKMADPGWSDIAATNAITGFLLDGMGYKAKVDTLAVPITFGGLKDGQVDVFLGNWMPAQQGFYDKFVATGDVTQLAKNLDGTEFTLAVPDYVWDAGVHNFADLNKYADKFEKKIYGIGSGAPANISLQEIIKKNDFDLGQWKLIESSEQAMLAEVSRAVKKQKFVTFLGWTPHPMNVQLKMHYLKGGEKYFGDTGSVYTLTRKGYAEACPNVGKLLTNLAFTQEMENSIMAEVVNKKVSNAEAAKAWIKANPAVLDKWLDGVKTVDGKDALAAVKSKL
- a CDS encoding SulP family inorganic anion transporter; translation: MTLPSRRSLFPFLTWLPRQTRASVGRDLVVGLSGAILALPQSIAYALIAGLPPEYGLYAAIVPVLIACLWGSSWHLICGPTAAISIVLFASVSPLAVPASQDYITLILLLTFLAGIFQWLLGLLRFGALVNFVSHSVVLGFTLGAAVVIAIGQLPNLLGLDLPAKATALTSLMDLLRHLGAVDKPSLVLGVATVVVGALLKQWLPRWPTLLMTLVLGSLVVWLWPAMFGHVQLVSAFVGRLPPFSGLPLDMDLILRLLPSAVAVGMLGLVTSLSIARSISARSQQLLDANQEVRAQGLSNIVGAFFSGSLSAGSFTRSGLSYEAGACSPLAGVFSALWVALFAIFGAGLIAHIPIPAMAGSILLIAWGLVDHRGIRALLRVSRAEFVVMSLTCVATLLLELQTAIYAGVLASLFFYLKRTSQPRVQHWRDGEDDVLRVGGSIFFGASHYLQVRLQRMHGARVVIEAQQINFIDYSGVEMLHQEARRLLRQDRSLTLRQARPQVVEELRKLEGPEKCPIRFED
- the aroE gene encoding shikimate dehydrogenase — protein: MDRYVVFGNPIGHSKSPMIHKLFAEQTGQSLDYSTLLAPLDDFSGCATAFFQEGRGANVTVPFKEDAYRLANSLTARAERAGAVNTLSKLADGSLLGDNTDGAGLVRDLTVNAGFSLTGKRILLLGAGGAVRGALEPLLAEKPASVIIANRTVDKAELLAELFCDLGPVSASGYDWLREPVDVIINATSASLTGDVPPIAPSLIEPGKTLCYDMMYGKEPTAFCRWASEHGAGVVMDGLGMLAEQAAEAFFLWRGVRPDTAPVLAELRRQLAL
- the hemF gene encoding oxygen-dependent coproporphyrinogen oxidase, which encodes MTTRTDAVKAYLLDLQDRICAALETEDGGTRFVEDAWTRPAGGGGRTRVIENGTVIEKGGVNFSHVFGSGLPPSASAHRPELAGRGFEALGVSLVIHPHNPHVPTSHANVRFFIAEKEGEEPVWWFGGGFDLTPYYGNEEDCIHWHRVAEQACAPFGPDVYPRYKAWCDTYFHIKHRHEPRGIGGLFFDDLNEWDFDTSFAFMRAIGDAYIDAYLPILQRRKNDAFTAKQREFQEFRRGRYVEFNLVYDRGTLFGLQSGGRTESILMSLPPQVRWAYDWKAEPGSEEARLTEYFLQDRDWLAQA
- a CDS encoding NADPH:quinone reductase, translating into MAKRIQFRAHGGPEVLEYVDYQPAEPGPQQVRVSNKAIGLNFIDTYYRSGLYAPPALPSGVGAEGAGIVEAVGSEVTRFKVGDRVAYGSGPLGAYSDVHVLPEANLVHLPDVISFETAAGVMLKGLTVQYLLRQTYELKGGETILFHAAAGGVGLLACQWAKALGVKLIGTVSSKAKADLAKAHGAWETIDYSHENVAQRVLELTDGKKVPVVYDGVGKDTWPASLDSVAPRGLLVSFGNASGAVDGVNLGILAAKGSLYVTRPTLATYANNAENLQRMADELFGMITSGKLKVDISQRYPLADAAKAQTELSARRTTGSTVLLP
- a CDS encoding L-threonylcarbamoyladenylate synthase, whose amino-acid sequence is MVNSWRVQQAAREIRAGAVIAYPTEAVWGLGCDPWNEEAVDRLLAIKNRSVDKGLILVADNIRQFDFLFEDFPQDWIDRMASTWPGPNTWLVPHQNLLPEWVTGVHDTVALRVSDHPQVRDLCSLVGPLISTSANPQGRPAARTRLRVEQYFRGQVDLVLGGALGGRKNPSLIRDLATGNIVRPA